Proteins encoded together in one Phalacrocorax carbo chromosome 18, bPhaCar2.1, whole genome shotgun sequence window:
- the TMEM250 gene encoding transmembrane protein 250, whose translation MPVIPIPRRVRSFHGPHTTCLHSACGPVRTTHLVRTKYNNFDIYLKSRWMYGFIRFLLYFSCSLFTSILWVALSILFCLQYLGIRIFLRFQYKLSIILLLLGRRRVDFSLMNELLIYGIHVTMLLVGGLGWCFMVFVDM comes from the coding sequence ATGCCTGTAATCCCCATTCCCCGCCGGGTCCGTTCGTTCCACGGCCCCCACACGACCTGCCTGCATTCGGCCTGTGGCCCGGTGAGGACCACTCACTTGGTGCGCACCAAGTACAACAATTTCGACATCTATCTCAAATCCCGATGGATGTATGGATTCATCCGTTTCCTGCTGTACTTCAGCTGCAGCCTGTTTACCTCCATCCTCTGGGTGGCACTCTCTATCTTGTTTTGCCTTCAGTACCTTGGCATCCGGATCTTTCTGCGTTTCCAGTACAAACTCTCCATCATCCTCCTCTTACTGGGGCGAAGGCGGGTAGACTTCAGCCTCATGAATGAACTGCTCATCTATGGAATTCATGTGACCATGCTGCTagtgggggggctgggatggTGTTTCATGGTATTTGTGgatatgtaa